The region TACCTCACGCAACTCCATCGCGGAGTCTCCGAAGGCGTCCCCGTCAAAGGCTACTTCTGCTGGTCCTTCATGGATAACTACGAGTGGGCCGACGGCTACGCTTACCGCTTCGGCCTGCACTACGTCGACTTCAAAACCCAGAAGCGCACTCCCAAGATGAGCGCTCACTTCTATAAAGAAGTCATCGCCCGCAATGGCCTTGCCTGATTGCCTGCGCGCCCAAAATAGTCCTCTTGTGCCTTAAAAGACAGGTCATCCTTCGACTGTGCCTCATCGCGAGAGGCACAGTCGAAGGATCTGCGGTTCGGAGCGGGTAGCTCTGCGAGAACGCACTTCAATGCGGTCTCATCATGGCAGATCATTCCCAAAAGGTTATGGACAGTCGAATCAGGCATCCCTATTCTGAAGCTCATGGTTCGCCCCCTTGTTGTACTTATCCTTCTTTCTGTCCTTGTCCCCCATCGTGCAATCGCTCAAAGCAGCGCTTTGACCCCTGCCCTTTCCGGATACATCACACATGTCTCCGCCGCATCCGACTTCGATGTAAACGGCTTGCACGTCATCTGCACTTCCAGCACCCAAACCTTCCAAGGCTCAACGGACCCGGCGGTTCCTCGCATCAGCGGCGGCGAAGTCTTTTTCGGAGAACGTGTCGATCTCTACGGAAAAATTGATCGGAAGAAGCATGAGATCGAAGCAACCAAGATCGTCTTTCGTAAATTCAAGCCCGAAGTCTTCAGCGGACTTGCCGTCATCGATCGCATTCTGTCCTCCCCAACAAGCGGAGAGCTGATGGTTCGCGCCGACGGATATCGAATCTCCATCAATTCCTCGACCCAGGTCGACTACACCAGCCCCATCTCGTCGCTGGCAGAGGTAAAGCCCAACGTCTGGATCACGTATCACGGAACCCTGCGTGACGGAGCCATCATGGCCGACAGAGCTACGTTCCAGCCCAACGACATCTCCAATCGCGAAGGCAACCTTCTCAAAAAAAACGGAATATGACCCTTCCAAAGTCCCGGACGACTCCAAACAAAATGTATGGAGCAAGCAATTTCTCGGCCTCAATCCTAAAAAGATCCCTCCATACCGAGACACCGTTATGCAGGCGCGCGTGGATCGTATTGGATCCAGTCTTATTCCGGAATATCAGCGCAAGTTAGCCAGCGACGATCCATCGAAAATCGCGTTCCGTTTTCAACTCATCGACAATCCAAAGTTTCACGACGCACTCACGCTCCCGAATGGGATCATCCTCGTACCTCGGCAAATCGTGGAGCGGCTTCCGGAAGACGCTCAGCTTGCCGCCGTGCTTGCAGACAATATTGCATGCGCTCTCGAAAAGCAGACCTACCGGTTGGCGCCATCGTATGCAGCAATGTCTACCTCACAGGTAGCTTCCAATGTCGGTGGCTTCTTTGTGCCGGGACTTGGACTGGCCACCGGCGTTGCGAACTACGCCTCCGC is a window of Edaphobacter sp. 12200R-103 DNA encoding:
- a CDS encoding DUF5666 domain-containing protein — encoded protein: MVRPLVVLILLSVLVPHRAIAQSSALTPALSGYITHVSAASDFDVNGLHVICTSSTQTFQGSTDPAVPRISGGEVFFGERVDLYGKIDRKKHEIEATKIVFRKFKPEVFSGLAVIDRILSSPTSGELMVRADGYRISINSSTQVDYTSPISSLAEVKPNVWITYHGTLRDGAIMADRATFQPNDISNREGNLLKKNGI